The Streptomyces kanamyceticus DNA segment CACCGGACGCGGCGGACGCGGCGGACGCGGGGACGGTCAGCGCACCCGCCGCCGCTACGGCGAGCGCGGTACCGGACAGCAGGCGGGCGATGCGCATGGTGCTAGTTCCTCCGAGACCTCCGCGCGGGCCCGCCCCGCGGCACCCCCAAGTGCCGCTGCGTCGGTCGAACCCCGCACTGCCGAGGTAAGTGGCACTCGCACCCGCACGCCTGCTGATACCCCATCAGAAACGTCTCGATCGCCCACCCGGTGACGCCGCGCCATGAGCGTTCCAGCAGGTCACCGGCGTACCGAGGGGAAGTCTCCGAAGGGTGCGGGCGACGGCTGTGAATGGGTGACTCGGGGGTGTGCGGGGTGTGCGGTGTGTGTGGGGGGCGGTGTGTCCCACTCTTTTCAGATCGTGTCCCAGGGCACCCCCGCGTAGATCCCCGCCACCTTCTCCATCAGCGCGTCGTCGATGTCGTACGCCCTGTCGTCGATCCGCCGCACCGGACTGACCCCCCACGAGTTGACGACGAAGGCCGCCGCGTACGACGGGAGGTCGGTGAGGGTGACCGGGGCGTGGCGGGTGGGCAGGCCGGCGGCGGGCAGGCGGGGCTCCAGCAGCTGCATGGTGATGCCGGACAGGTGGGGCGCGCTCGGCCACACGATCTCGGTGCCGTCGAAGAAGGCGATGTTCGTGACGGCGCCCTCGCTGATCTCCCCGCCGGGCCCGGTGAGCAGCGCCTCGTCGAAGCCCGCGCGCCGCACGAGCTCGGTGTGCCGGGCCTGCGCGAAGCCGCCCAGGTGCTTGATGTGCGCGAAGGGCCGCTGGTACGGCACGGACCGCAGCGCCTGGGCGCGGTCCGCCAGCGCGGCGGGCAGCTCCGTGGGCGCCCGGACGGTGATCAGCAGGGAGGGGGTGCCGTCGGGCGCGTGCACGTGGACGCGTACGGACGCCTCGGTGATGTCGTCGCGCAGGACGTGCCGGAT contains these protein-coding regions:
- a CDS encoding aminotransferase class IV, which encodes MTTTPQVRRIEIDGRPATAETLLHPATVNTGHFTAMQIRGGKVRGIGLHLARLDAATRELFGQELDGDHVRGLIRHVLRDDITEASVRVHVHAPDGTPSLLITVRAPTELPAALADRAQALRSVPYQRPFAHIKHLGGFAQARHTELVRRAGFDEALLTGPGGEISEGAVTNIAFFDGTEIVWPSAPHLSGITMQLLEPRLPAAGLPTRHAPVTLTDLPSYAAAFVVNSWGVSPVRRIDDRAYDIDDALMEKVAGIYAGVPWDTI